Proteins encoded together in one Miscanthus floridulus cultivar M001 chromosome 16, ASM1932011v1, whole genome shotgun sequence window:
- the LOC136510699 gene encoding uncharacterized protein yields the protein MYKRPGNPWDLKNYRQKVGQTLRGYIQCFSRQCNELPNVANINVIGSFLSRTTCESLVHKLGRKGPRTTKELLDITTSHASGEEVVKAIFDCSNSKARWEEGADEGTSNHSAKRKNKNQRREDPLVAAADRKGGRKPMEGTPNHFKKMLEGPCPNHAFPVKHLFKDYGLMRKFLVRSANKGEREKEPTPAADDTEEKDDDFPTPDGYLMIFEGSMAYDSKRCQKVARRQVYMAQPATPLFLRGLEAAITFDWTDHPNAIPHPGRYPLVVDPIVGPKCLTKVLMDGGNGLNIMYAKTLDVMGVDRTHLRPAREPFHGIIPGKQATPLGQIDLPVTFGDQSNYRTETLTFDVVGFPRTFHAILGRPCYTKFMTVPNYMYLKLKMLGPHGVITIGTSF from the coding sequence atgtataAACGTCCTGGAAACccctgggacctcaaaaactatcGCCAGAAGGTCGGccaaaccctccgtgggtacatccagtgcttttcccgacagtgcaatgagctccctaacgttgcCAACATCAATGTGATAGGATCCTTCCTGTCCAGGACGACCTGTGAGTctctggtccacaagctaggacgtaagggtccacggaccaccaaggagcttctagacatcaccaccagccacgcctcaggagaagaggtggtcaaaGCAATCTTCGACTGTTCCAACAGCAAGGCAAGGTGGGAGGAGGGTGccgacgaaggcacctccaaccattccgccaaaaggaaaaataagaaccAACGACGCGAGGACCCACTCGTTgctgctgctgaccgcaagggtggtcggaagcccatggagggcacgccaaaccacttcaagaaaatgctcgaggggccatgcccgaaccacgccttccccgtAAAGCATCTGTtcaaggactatggcctcatgcGCAAGTTCTTAGTCAGGAGCGCCAATAAGGGGGAGCGGGAGAAGGAACCTACCCCCGCTGCCGACgacaccgaggagaaggacgacgactTTCCAACgccggatggctacctcatgatctttgaaggctcaatggcctatgactccaaacgttgTCAAAAGGTCGCACGTcgccaagtctacatggcccagCCGGCCACACCACTCTTCCTCCGGGGGTTAGAggccgccataaccttcgattggaCCGACCATCCGAATGCCATCCCACatccgggaaggtatccgcttgtcgtcgacccgatcgtcggcccaaaatgcctcaccaaagttctaatggatggaggcaatggcctcaacatcatgtacgcaaagacACTCGACGTGATGGGCGTTGACCGAACACACCTCCGCCCAGCCCGAgagcccttccacggcatcatccCCGGAAAGCAGGCCACAccactcggacagatcgatctacctgttacctttggggatcagtccaactacaggactgagaccctcacctttgatgtGGTAGGGTTCCCTAGAACTTTCCATGCCAttttgggacgaccatgctacacgaagttcatgaccgtccccaactacatgtacctcaagctaaagatgctaggcccacacggggtcatcaccatcggcacctccttctag